From the genome of Cryptococcus tetragattii IND107 chromosome 8, whole genome shotgun sequence, one region includes:
- a CDS encoding long-chain 3-oxoacyl-CoA reductase, whose amino-acid sequence MVAGTVHVGQHLAGHPSVHLFGHEIVLDVSIPALILSTVGAAFLLRYTLSIFRLFLELTVLPGKDIKSFQSRKGETWAVVTGCTSGIGLEFARQLAAKKFNVILVGRRQSALTDLSKEIESKYGVQTKSVTVDVSTPGSARDDALAELELLAQNLDVGVLINNVGASHQMPVAFHETERSEMSRIIETNISWTYLVTRSILPSMVARSKQKGGPKSLVITIGSLSGRIPSPLLASYSGTKAALATWTKALAEEVKPQGVIVELVQAAFVVSNMSKIRKPSPFVPTPAPFVRSTLNSIGLPRGAQGRPHERTPFWSHAILDYAVGFAGYVSEMAGIKVILGMHNDIRKRALKKAARDAKKAE is encoded by the exons ATGGTTGCAGGCACAGTACACGTCGGTCAGCACCTTGCAGGACACCCTTCTGTCCATCTCTTTGGGCACGAAATAGTCCTCGACGTGTCCATCCCGGCACTTATTCTCTCAACTGTCGGAGccgctttcctcctccgaTACactctctccatcttcaggCTTTTCCTTGAGCTTACTGTCTTGCCCGGAAAGGAC ATCAAATCGTTCCAGTCTCGAAAGGGAGAGACATGGGCCGTGGTTACCGGGTGTACTTCAGGTATCGGCCTCGAATTCGCTCGACAGCTTGCCGCCAAAAAGTTCAATGTCATTCTTGTTGGTCGCAGGCAATCTGCTCTTACTGATCTTTCCAAGGAAATCG AGAGCAAATACGGTGTCCAGACCAAATCTGTTACTGTGGATGTTTCTACCCCCGGTAGTGCTCGAGACGATGCGCTCGCTGAGCTTGAACTTTTAGCCCAAAACCTTGACGTGGGTGTCCTCA TCAACAATGTTGGTGCATCACACCAGATGCCTGTCGCTTTCCACGAGACCGAGCGTTCCGAGATGAGCCGTATCATCGAAACC AATATCTCCTGGACCTATCTTGTCACCCgctccatccttccatccatGGTCGCCCGCTCCAAGCAAAAGGGCGGACCCAAATCCCTCGTCATTACTATTGGTTCGCTCTCCGGACGTATCCCCTCGCCTCTCCTTGCGAGCTACTCTGGTACGAAGGCCGCTTTGGCTACTTGGACAAAAGCGTTGGCCGAGGAAGTTAAGCCTCAGGGTGTGATCGttgagcttgttcaagctgcTTTCGTT GTATCCAACATGTCCAAAATCCGAAAACCTTCACCCTTTGTCCCCACCCCAGCGCCATTTGTTCGCTCAACCCTCAACTCTATCGGTCTTCCGCGCGGTGCCCAAGGTCGTCCTCACGAGCGCACGCCCTTCTGGTCTCACGCTATTCTGGACTATGCCGTTGGGTTTGCGGGATATGTGAGTGAGATGGCGGGCATCAAGGTTATCCTCGGGATGCACAATGACATTAGGAAGAgggctttgaagaaggctgctAGGGATGCGAAGAAGGCGGAGTAA